One part of the Schistocerca piceifrons isolate TAMUIC-IGC-003096 chromosome 7, iqSchPice1.1, whole genome shotgun sequence genome encodes these proteins:
- the LOC124805535 gene encoding E3 SUMO-protein ligase ZBED1-like produces MWSYFEILDREFAKCTLCGLKKKLEAIVITKTESIVNLHEVNIQAASESLPVEVILGTSSVEEERAAPAPSIQQGVQSSMTSYLSKRIGVNQKKKIDEQLLQLFTKDFQPFSVVEDSGFRGFVRALNPGYELPSRKHISDVMLQAAYTAAKEKVVDKLSAAKTVCLTTHCWTSAANEGYMAVTGHFVSEDFTLQSVLLGCSQLSGAHTAPNLSASLIGTTDNFRLTDKVLLVVTDIAPNIKNAVSILQWKHFGCYAHTLNLIVQNALKHFVSVQQKVKTIVAFFKRSCKTTERLLTYQQNNGAGHVKKLVQEVPTRWNCTLCMLERIVEIKDAVKTSLVLFTVDFEQLTDEEWNVCSELCSVLKPFAQVSTQFSAESYPTGSQVIVLTRGLLSVCAELLKRPFNSVTRTIIEELTKGLQDRFHNVEMSKSIGVATLLDPRFKSLVFESQVAADNAKKQLIELVAQKMGDRRLTNTGQSHETVSTSTTTDPLSVWGVYDAIVKSTQPQGTPQSAAIVEVQRYMDSPVISRSEDPLAWWRENQYIFPNIAKVVREKFNIVATSVPCERIFSKTGIIINERRTRLKASKVEKLIFLIMNSTNS; encoded by the exons ATGTGGTCATATTTCGAAATTCTTGATCGAGAGTTTGCGAAATGTACTTTGTGCG GATTAAAGAAGAAACTTGAAGCTATAGTCATTACTAAAACTGAGTCAATTGTCAACTTGCATGAAGTAAATATTCAAGCTGCAA GTGAATCCCTTCCTGTAGAGGTGATCCTTGGCACCAGTAGTGTGGAAGAGGAGCGAGCTGCTCCAGCCCCCTCAATACAGCAAGGTGTTCAAAGTTCTATGACATCGTACCTCTCCAAAAGGATCGGAGTGAATCAGAAAAAGAAGATAGATGAGCAACTTCTTCAGCTGTTCACTAAAGACTTCCAACCATTTTCAGTCGTTGAAGATTCGGGGTTTCGGGGTTTTGTGCGGGCCCTTAATCCTGGTTATGAGTTACCAAGCAGGAAGCATATTTCAGATGTAATGCTGCAAGCAGCATACACAGCAGCAAAGGAGAAAGTGGTAGACAAACTGTCAGCTGCGAAGACAGTTTGTTTGACCACACATTGCTGGACATCGGCAGCAAATGAAGGTTACATGGCGGTGACAGGGCATTTTGTGTCTGAAGATTTCACCTTGCAATCGGTGTTGTTAGGATGTTCCCAATTGTCTGGTGCACATACTGCTCCGAATCTGTCGGCATCTCTAATAGGCACGACAGATAACTTCAGGCTGACAGACAAAGTTTTGCTGGTTGTGACGGATATTGCACCAAATATTAAAAATGCAGTATCCAttttacagtggaaacactttgggTGCTATGCACATACACTAAATCTTATTGTTCAGAATGCACTAAAACATTTTGTGTCAGTTCAGCAGAAAGTGAAAACTATTGTAGCATTCTTCAAGAGAAGCTGCAAGACAACAGAAAGACTGCTGACATACCAACAAAATAATGGGGCAGGTCATGTTAAAAAACTGGTGCAGGAGGTGCCAACAAGGTGGAACTGTACTCTGTGTATGTTAGAGCGAATAGTTGAAATTAAAGATGCAGTGAAGACTTCACTTGTACTATTCACAGTTGATTTTGAACAACTGACCGACGAGGAATGGAACGTCTGCTCAGAACTCTGCTCTGTGTTGAAGCCATTTGCACAGGTTTCAACACAGTTTAGTGCTGAGTCATATCCTACTGGCAGCCAA GTTATTGTTCTGACAAGGGGATTATTATCAGtgtgtgcagaacttttgaaacgGCCATTTAACAGTGTGACAAGGACTATCATTGAAGAATTAACAAAAGGCCTGCAGGACCGTTTCCACAATGTAGAGATGAGCAAATCTATAGGAGTAGCCACTCTACTAGATCCACGGTTTAAATCTCTTGTGTTTGAAAGCCAAGTTGCAGCAGATAATGCAAAGAAACAGCTTATTGAACTAGTAGCACAAAAGATGGGTGACAGAAGACTGACAAACACAGGCCAGAGCCATGAAACTGTGTCAACTTCAACCACCACTGATCCCTTGTCAGTATGGGGTGTCTATGATGCAATTGTAAAATCAACACAGCCCCAGGGCACTCCTCAGTCAGCTGCTATTGTGGAAGTACAAAGGTACATGGACAGCCCAGTTATTAGTAGAAGTGAGGATCCACTGGCATGGTGGCGTGAAAATCAATATATTTTCCCAAATATTGCTAAAGTGGTGAGGGAAAAATTCAATATAGTGGCCACTTCTGTGCCGTgtgaaagaatattttctaaaactggtatcattatAAATGAAAGGCGAACACGGCTGAAGGCGTCCAAAGTTGAAAAACTTATATTTCTAATTATGAACAGTACTAACTCCTGA